The following DNA comes from Cedecea neteri.
CCGTCATCCACACCGATAAAGACCGTGAGTCCGCCGAGCCGGAAACGCTTATCGAACCTTTCCTGACGCGTTTTGTTGGCCGCGTTCAGAAAAAAGACGACCGCCTGTCAATTGTGCCGGATCACCCACTGCTGAGAGATGCCATTCAGTGCCGCGCGGCGCGCGATGTGACGCATGACTTCCAGAACGGTGACTGGGCAGTGGCTGAAATGCGCCGTCACCCGCTGAAGGGCGATCGTGGCTTCTACGCCGAGTTAACCCAATTCATCACCTTCGGCGACGATCATCTCGCACCGTGGTGGGTGACACTGTCACGTCATAATCTTGAACGCGAAGCGCCAGACGGCGTGGCCACCGAAATGCTTGACGATGGTCTGGTGCGCGAAGACTTAACGTCGCTGGATTTTGTCACCATCGACAGCGCCAGCACCGAAGATATGGACGATGCGCTGTACGTTGAAGAACTTGCTGACGGCAAACTGCAGCTGACCGTGGCCATCGCTGACCCAACGGCGTGGATCGCGGAAGGCAGCAAGCTCGACGGCATCGCCAAAATTCGCGCTTTCACCAACTATCTGCCTGGCTTCAACATTCCAATGCTGCCGCGCGAGCTGTCAGACGACCTCTGCTCCCTGCGTGCCAACGTTGTCCGCCCTGTCCTCGCCTGCCGCATGACCATTGAGCAGGACGGCGCTATCGCCAGCGACATTCATTTCTTCGCCGCGAATATCGAGTCTAAAGCCAAGCTGGTTTATGACGAAGTTTCTGACTGGCTGGAAGAGAAAGGTGGCTGGCAGCCGCAGAGCGACGCCATTGCACAGCAAATTCGCCTGCTGCATCGCGTTTGCCTGGCCCGCAGCGAATGGCGTCAGACCCACGCGCTGGTCTTTAAAGATCGCCCGGATTATCGCTTTATTTTGGGCGAGAAAGGCGAAGTGTTGGATATCGTGGCCGAGCCGCGCCGCATCGCAAACCGTATCGTTGAAGAGTCGATGATTGCGGCTAACGTTTGTGCGGCCATCGTGCTGCGCGAGAAGCTGGGCTTCGGGATTTATAACGTTCATACCGGTTTCGACCCGGCTAATACTGAACAGCTGGCCACCATGCTGCAAACCCACGGCATCACCGTGGACGCGCAGGAAGTGCTGACGCTGGAAGGCTTCTGCAAGCTGCGCCGCGAACTGGACGCTCAGCCGACCGGGTTCCTGGACAGCCGCATTCGTCGTTACCAGTCGTTCGCGGAGATCAGCACCGAGCCAGGCCCACACTTCGGCCTGGGCCTGGAAGCCTACGCCACCTGGACTTCCCCAATCCGTAAATTCGGCGATATGGTTAACCACCGTTTGCTGAAAGCGATTATTAAAGGCGAAGCGGCGGCTCGTCCGACGGAAGACACTACCGTCCAGATGGCGGAACGCCGTCGTCTAAACCGGATGGCCGAGCGTGACGTGGGCGACTGGCTGTACGCTCGTTTCCTGAGCCCGAAAGCCGGCACCGATACTCGCTTCGCGGCAGAGATTATCGATGTCAGCCGCGGCGGGATGCGCGTGCGTCTGGTGGAAAACGGCGCTGTCGCATTTATCCCTGCGCCATTCATCCACGCGGTACGTGATGAACTGGTTTGCAGCCAGGAAAACGGCACCGTGCAGATCAAAGGCGAAGTGGTTTATAAAGTGACCGACGTTATCGACGTAACCATCGCGGAAGTTCGCATGGAAACGCGCAGCGTTATCGCTCGCCCTGCTGCCTGATCCTGATTTTCACCGTATAAAGCCGGGCGCTCTGCCCGGCTTTTTCATTTCTGCCCTCTCAATGTGCCGATATATTGCACATCCTCTGCAAAAACAAGATCTTTTCCTCTTTACCAGGGCTTTAACATCGGCCGTCTGTTGCTACTATAAATAATAGATTTAGGTGATATTTTTCCCCTGAGGCTCAGGAGCACGAATGAAAGACGATTTGGAGCAGAACCTGCTTTATCGTTACCTGGGGACGACCAGCCCCTACTGGCGTCTACCGGCGGACAGCAACGCCCTTCAACTGGCGGCCAGCGAAGATTCAGACACCGGCCAGGTGGTGGCGTTGGACATGGCACAGGCCGACGAAATTCGCCAGATGACGGTGATTACCTCCAGCCTGACCATGACGCTGTCGCTGTTCGGCATAGAAGTGCCGGTGCATATGGTCGGCCGCAAAGTGTCTAAACGCGAATGGGCGGGCACCGCCTCGGCCTGGCATGATACCCATTCGGTAGCTCGCGACCTGGTGCAGGGCCTCTCTTTTGCCGAGCAGGTTGTCTCTGAAGCGAATTCCGTGATTGTCATTCTTGATAAACAGGGAAATATTCAGCGCTTCAACCGGTTAAGTGAAGAATACACCGGGATGAAAGAGCATGAGGTCATCGGTCAGAATGTCTTTAAGCTGTTTATGAGCCGCAGCGAAGCCGCCGCCTCAAAGCGCAATATCAGCGGATTTTTTCGCAACGGCAGCTCCTATGAAGTTGAGCGTTGGGTCAAAACCCGCAAAGGTCAGCGGCTGTTTTTGTTCCGCAACAAGTTTGTCCACAGCGGCAGCGGTAAAAACGAAATCTATCTGATTTGCTCCGGCACCGACATTACCGAAGAACGCCGCGCGCAGGAGCGGCTGCGGGTGCTGGCCAATACCGATACCATCACTGGATTGCCTAACCGCAACGCCATTTACGACCTGATCACCGAGGCCATTGCCAAACGGGGCGACACGCAGGTCGGTATTGTCTATCTGGACCTCGATAACTTTAAAAAAGTGAACGATGCCTACGGTCACATGTTTGGCGATCAGCTGCTGCAGGCCGTGTCGCTGGCGATTTTAAGCTGCCTTGAAGAAGGCCAGGTGCTGGCGCGCCTCGGGGGTGATGAATTTATCGTGCTGGCAACAAACACCTCTCAGGGCTCGCTGGAAGCGATGTCTTCCCGCATTCTGACCCGCCTGAAGCAACCCTTCAGGATTGGCCTGATTGAGGTCTACAGCGGCTGTTCACTGGGTATCTCCCTTGCCCCGCAGCACGGCGATGAACGAGAGAATCTGATTCGCAACGCCGATACGGCGATGTATACCGCCAAAGAGAGCGGCCGCGGGAAGTTTTGCGTGTTCTCGCCAGAGATGAATCAGCGGGTGTTTGAGTATTTGTGGCTGGATACCAATCTGCGTAAAGCGCTGGATAACGATCAGTTGGTGATTCATTACCAGCCGAAAATGACCTGGCGCGGTGAAATCCGTAGCCTGGAGGCGCTGGTGCGCTGGCAATCGCCGGAACGAGGTCTTATTCCTCCGCAGGGCTTTATTTCCTATGCGGAAGAGTCCGGCCTGATTGTGCCGCTTGGGCGCTGGGTGATGGTCAGCGTTGTGCAGCAGGTAGCTAAGTGGCGGGACAAAGGCATTAATCTCCGCGTGGCGGTCAACGTGTCCGCCCGCCAGCTTGCCGATCAGACTATTTTTAGCGATCTCAAACAGGCACTGAAAGATCTGAATTTTGAATACTGCCCGATTGACGTTGAGCTAACCGAGAGCTGTCTTATCGAGAACGAAGAGCTGGCGCTGTCGGTTATCAAGCAATTTAGTCAACTGGGCGCACAGGTGCACCTGGATGACTTCGGCACAGGGTATTCGTCTTTATCGCAGCTGGCGCGCTTCCCTATCGATGCCATTAAGCTCGATCAGTCCTTTGTGCGCGATGTGCATAAACACTCAGTGTCTCAGTCGCTGGTGAGAGCCATTGTGGCCGTGGCGCAGGCGCTGAATCTGCAGGTCATCGCCGAGGGCGTAGAAAATCAAAAAGAAGACGCCTTTCTTACCAAGAACGGCGTCAACGAACGGCAGGGGTTCTTATTTGCAAAACCAATGCCCGCAGCCGTGTTTGAGCGTTGGTTTAAGCGCTATCAGGCCAGAACAAAGCGCTAGCCCGCTTTACGCAAAGCCGTTGAAGTATGGCGGTTTTGCAGCATGACCAGCCGCTCCATATAAGCAATATCCTTGTCTTCAAGGCAGAACGCGGCATCCACCCAGTCTTCGGTGATGTCCATCAACTCTGAGCGCGGCAGCTGTAACACGCGCTGACGCGCGCGCAGCATGGCTTTCACGCCGTTAAGTTTAGGCTGCAGGGTATCGATGAAGGTGCGCGTGGCCAGGTATCCCTGCCCCGGCTCAAACAGCTGATCCACCAGCCCGTGCTGCTGGTACCACTCCGCCGTGTGTGACTCGCCTTTATAAATCAACTCTTCGGCAAGTTTCATCCCGGAACGTCGCGCGACCAGAGAATAAGCCCCCATACCGGGGAACAGGTTGAAGGCAATTTCCGGGAACCCCAGCCTGGCATCGCGCTGCGCCAGCAGGAAATGGTGCGCGAGTGCCGCCTCAAATCCGCCGCCAAGGGCACTGCCCTCAACCATCGCCAGACTGATCGCCCCCGTATCAAAACCACGAGACGCAGCGTGCACGCAGTCCACACAGGCGCGGGCATAGGCGCGAAGTGCCTCCCGACGTCCATTCCGAATAGTTTCTACAAAAAAACCTAAATCGCCGCCGGTATTGTACATCCCGGGGACCAGCGATCCGGTCACCCAGAAATCGACTTTAAATCCGGCCTTCTGGACGATATATCCGAGGTTCATTATTTCCTCGATAAGTCCGTGATTGAAGCAGGGACGCGGGCGGGCACGAAGCATCATCCAGACGGTACGGCGCTCTTCTTCGTAATATCCAGACAGTTGAGTAAAACGTGCAGTATCAGTAAAGAGTTTGCAGGTTGGTTGGTTGATAACTGT
Coding sequences within:
- a CDS encoding exoribonuclease II → MLQDNPLLAQLKQQLHSQTPRAEGVVKGTEKGFGFLEVDANKSYFIPPPQMKKVMHGDRISAVIHTDKDRESAEPETLIEPFLTRFVGRVQKKDDRLSIVPDHPLLRDAIQCRAARDVTHDFQNGDWAVAEMRRHPLKGDRGFYAELTQFITFGDDHLAPWWVTLSRHNLEREAPDGVATEMLDDGLVREDLTSLDFVTIDSASTEDMDDALYVEELADGKLQLTVAIADPTAWIAEGSKLDGIAKIRAFTNYLPGFNIPMLPRELSDDLCSLRANVVRPVLACRMTIEQDGAIASDIHFFAANIESKAKLVYDEVSDWLEEKGGWQPQSDAIAQQIRLLHRVCLARSEWRQTHALVFKDRPDYRFILGEKGEVLDIVAEPRRIANRIVEESMIAANVCAAIVLREKLGFGIYNVHTGFDPANTEQLATMLQTHGITVDAQEVLTLEGFCKLRRELDAQPTGFLDSRIRRYQSFAEISTEPGPHFGLGLEAYATWTSPIRKFGDMVNHRLLKAIIKGEAAARPTEDTTVQMAERRRLNRMAERDVGDWLYARFLSPKAGTDTRFAAEIIDVSRGGMRVRLVENGAVAFIPAPFIHAVRDELVCSQENGTVQIKGEVVYKVTDVIDVTIAEVRMETRSVIARPAA
- the pdeR gene encoding cyclic di-GMP phosphodiesterase → MKDDLEQNLLYRYLGTTSPYWRLPADSNALQLAASEDSDTGQVVALDMAQADEIRQMTVITSSLTMTLSLFGIEVPVHMVGRKVSKREWAGTASAWHDTHSVARDLVQGLSFAEQVVSEANSVIVILDKQGNIQRFNRLSEEYTGMKEHEVIGQNVFKLFMSRSEAAASKRNISGFFRNGSSYEVERWVKTRKGQRLFLFRNKFVHSGSGKNEIYLICSGTDITEERRAQERLRVLANTDTITGLPNRNAIYDLITEAIAKRGDTQVGIVYLDLDNFKKVNDAYGHMFGDQLLQAVSLAILSCLEEGQVLARLGGDEFIVLATNTSQGSLEAMSSRILTRLKQPFRIGLIEVYSGCSLGISLAPQHGDERENLIRNADTAMYTAKESGRGKFCVFSPEMNQRVFEYLWLDTNLRKALDNDQLVIHYQPKMTWRGEIRSLEALVRWQSPERGLIPPQGFISYAEESGLIVPLGRWVMVSVVQQVAKWRDKGINLRVAVNVSARQLADQTIFSDLKQALKDLNFEYCPIDVELTESCLIENEELALSVIKQFSQLGAQVHLDDFGTGYSSLSQLARFPIDAIKLDQSFVRDVHKHSVSQSLVRAIVAVAQALNLQVIAEGVENQKEDAFLTKNGVNERQGFLFAKPMPAAVFERWFKRYQARTKR
- a CDS encoding crotonase/enoyl-CoA hydratase family protein, producing MTVINQPTCKLFTDTARFTQLSGYYEEERRTVWMMLRARPRPCFNHGLIEEIMNLGYIVQKAGFKVDFWVTGSLVPGMYNTGGDLGFFVETIRNGRREALRAYARACVDCVHAASRGFDTGAISLAMVEGSALGGGFEAALAHHFLLAQRDARLGFPEIAFNLFPGMGAYSLVARRSGMKLAEELIYKGESHTAEWYQQHGLVDQLFEPGQGYLATRTFIDTLQPKLNGVKAMLRARQRVLQLPRSELMDITEDWVDAAFCLEDKDIAYMERLVMLQNRHTSTALRKAG